One genomic region from Terriglobus aquaticus encodes:
- a CDS encoding M24 family metallopeptidase — MQRRRFLQSSLIATGAMVSDGLQAQRVPDHADANRALPPSIAALKNRKSEAVPISNDERARRVQRAQELLQQQKMGALLLAGGTSLVYFTGLRWGNSERMMAYVIPARGAAFIVCPFFEEARVRERLSTVPGGDTIRVYTWLENESPYKLVSKGLMDAGLRTGSLGIEEKTPFVFADGIAKACPGWHIVDGTPVSAGCRMIKSPAELALMRLANQVTFEVYEAAWKAGHPGMATSDFSALVAAAYSRVGFPGFASCETGIYSALPHGSVTPQVIRENDIVLIDDGCTVEGYYSDISRTFVYGTPTDKMQRVFEVVRKAQTAAREAAKSGNECQSVDAAARKVITDAGFGPDYKTFTHRLGHGIGMDMHEWTYLVRGNATPMQANMTFSDEPGIYLSGEFGVRLEDDMVVTPNGGEWFTPQSHSLTEPFAV; from the coding sequence ATGCAGCGTCGCCGCTTTCTGCAGAGCAGTCTGATTGCAACCGGAGCGATGGTCAGTGACGGCCTACAGGCTCAGCGCGTCCCGGATCACGCTGATGCAAACCGTGCGTTGCCGCCTTCCATCGCTGCGCTGAAGAACCGCAAAAGCGAAGCCGTACCGATCAGCAACGACGAGCGTGCGCGGCGTGTGCAGCGGGCCCAAGAGCTGCTGCAACAGCAGAAGATGGGCGCGCTTCTGCTGGCGGGCGGCACCTCGCTGGTCTACTTCACAGGTCTGCGCTGGGGCAATAGTGAGCGCATGATGGCCTACGTGATCCCTGCACGCGGCGCGGCATTCATCGTGTGTCCTTTCTTCGAGGAAGCGCGGGTGCGCGAGCGGCTGTCCACAGTGCCGGGTGGCGATACCATTCGCGTGTACACGTGGCTGGAGAATGAGAGCCCGTACAAGCTGGTGAGCAAGGGACTGATGGACGCAGGGCTGCGCACCGGATCGCTGGGCATTGAGGAGAAGACGCCCTTTGTATTTGCAGACGGCATTGCTAAGGCCTGCCCGGGTTGGCACATCGTGGATGGGACGCCGGTGAGCGCGGGCTGCCGCATGATCAAGAGCCCAGCCGAACTCGCCCTGATGCGACTGGCGAACCAGGTGACGTTTGAGGTGTATGAAGCCGCATGGAAGGCGGGCCATCCCGGAATGGCGACCAGCGACTTCAGTGCGCTGGTTGCGGCAGCGTACAGCCGCGTTGGGTTTCCGGGTTTTGCGTCGTGCGAGACGGGCATCTACAGCGCCCTGCCGCATGGGTCGGTGACCCCGCAGGTGATTCGCGAAAACGACATTGTGCTGATCGACGATGGATGCACGGTGGAGGGCTACTACTCCGATATCTCGCGCACGTTCGTGTACGGCACACCGACGGACAAGATGCAGCGGGTGTTTGAGGTGGTGCGGAAAGCGCAGACTGCGGCGCGGGAGGCGGCGAAGAGCGGGAACGAGTGCCAGAGCGTCGATGCAGCGGCGCGTAAGGTGATCACCGACGCGGGTTTTGGACCGGACTACAAGACGTTCACGCACCGGCTGGGGCATGGCATCGGCATGGACATGCACGAGTGGACGTACCTGGTGCGCGGAAATGCCACGCCCATGCAGGCGAACATGACCTTTAGCGACGAACCTGGCATTTACCTGAGCGGCGAATTCGGTGTGCGCCTGGAAGATGACATGGTCGTAACGCCAAACGGTGGCGAGTGGTTCACACCCCAGAGTCACAGCCTGACCGAGCCCTTCGCAGTCTAG